The window CGAGGGCACCCAGGCCCGCGCAGTCCATGAACGTCACCTCGGACAGGTCGAGGACCACCTCCCGGTGCGACTCGAGCGCGGTGGCCAGGGCATGGCGCAGGGCCGGGGCGGTGTCGAGGTCGATCTCGCCGTTCGCCCGCACGATGAAGGGTTCGCTGCTCTGGCTGTTCATGGCGTTTCCGCGTCGCTGCGGGCGGGCCGGTCCGGGCGGGGCCGGCCCGCGGGCGGGGGTGTTCCGGCCGCCCCTTCGATCGAGGGGGGAGAGATCGGGGGCGGCCGGAACGGCATCGGGGCGGGTCAGGCCTGGATCTGCGTGCGGCTTCCGCTGTGGCTGATCGCAACCTTGCGGGGCTTGACCCTCTCGGCGACCGGGATCTTCAGGGTCAGCACGCCGGCGTCGTAGTCGGCGGTGATCCCGGCGGGGTCGAGGGTGTCGGACAGCATGACCTGGCGGGAGAACACCCCGAGCGGGCGCTCGGACAGCTCCCACTTCACGCCCTCGCTCTCTCGGCGGGGGCGACGCTCGGCCTTGACGGTCACCATGTTCCGTTCGACGTCGATGTCGATGGCTTCCGGGTCCACCCCGGGCAGGTCGAAGCAGATCACGTACTCGTCCCCGGCCCGGTAGGCGTCCAACGGCATCGATGCCGGCCGCGACCAGGTACCCGTGTTGCCCAGGAACTGCTGGGTCAGCCGGTCCAGCTCGCGAAACGGATCAGTGCGCAGCAGCATCGCGAAACACCTCCACTGATCGAACGGGTGCCAGTGCGCTTCGTCTGAGACCGTTGTAGCGCGTCATCCATCCGATGACAAGTCACCGCGTCGCCTATAGAGTGACCTCATGAACGATAAGCCCCGCAGACCCGCCCCCGACGGCCCCCGGCCGGTCGAACCCGCCTCGTTCCTGGCGGCCGCGGCGGCGCTGGCCGCCATCGACGACGCCGTCCGCACCGCCCGCGACCCCGGTACGCAGCCCCCGGGCGCCCTTGACGCGCAGCACGGCCCCGAGCCCGCTCTGGCCGCACTCGTCCTGCTGCGGGAGCTGCGTACCGAGCTCGCCGGCTGGGAGGCCGGGCTGGTGCGGACCGCCCGGGAGGCCGGTGCCACCTGGGCCGACCTCGCCCACCCCATGGGCGTCGCCAGCCGCCAGGCGGCCGAGAACCGCTACCTGCGCCTCAAGCCCGCCGCGGGCCGCACGACGCGGGCCGGTACCGGCGCGGAACGCGTCAAGGCCGTCCGTGACCGCCGAGCCGCCGACCGCACCGTCACCGCCTGGGCCCGCGACAACGCCGCCGAGCTGCGGGTCCTCGCCGCCCAGATCACCACGACCGCACTCGCCCCCGGCGCTCGCCCCGCCCAGGCCGCCCTGACCGCCGCCCTCGGCGCCACCGACCCCGCCGACCTCATCGAGCCCCTCGCCGCCGTCCGCCCCCACCTCGGCGCCGGCCAGGACGACCTCGCCACCCGCCTCGACGCCCTCACCCACCACACCACCCAGCTCCGCGATGACAGCGACCAACGCCGCGCCTGATCCCGTCACCGCCGAGGAGCGCTGGCAGGAGCTCCTGGACCGGATTCACGACCTCGAAGCACGAGTGGCCGCCACCACGGTCGCCGTCACCACCGCCCTCGACTCCCACCTGGCCCGGCTCGACACCCTGCGCCACCAGCTCGCCCGACCCGACTGGTCACTGCCCGCCCCCGATGCAGGCGGCCCCCGAGCCACGCCGGCGGACCACCAGCACGCCTGACCCGGCCGGCCAGCAGGCCTGACGGGGCGTGTCAGAAAGTTCGTGTAAGTCCGTGATCTGGGAGGCTGGCCGGGGCCCGGCTGAGGGCTCTGGCCGGCCGGAACGGACAGGACATGGGCGAGAAGGAAGGGCCGGTCGTCGAGCCGGTCGATGAGCGGTTGGTGGACGAGGTCGTCGAGCGGTTGATGGACCGCGCGGACGCCTCAGGGGCGGCTCTGCTGGGCGAGGGCGGGCTGCTGACCCAGGTCACCCGGGTGGTGCTGGAGCGGGCCCTGGACGCGGAGATGACCGAGCACCTGGGCTACGAGAAGCACGATCCGGCGGGCCGGGGCTCGGGCAACAGCCGCAACGGGACCTCGTCGAAGACCGTGCTGACCGATGTCGGGGCGGTGACGGTCGCGGTGCCCAGGGATCGCAACGGTGACTTCGAGCCGCGGCTGATCCCGAAGAACGCGCGGCGCCTGGCGGGATTCAACGAGCGGATCCTGTCGCTGTACGCACGCGGCATGTCGGTGCGCGACATCCGCTCCCACCTCGCACAGATCTACGGTGTCGAGGTCAGCGCCGACCTGATCAGCAAGGTCACCGACGCCGTCACCGACGAGCTGGCCGCCTGGCAGAACCGGCCGCTGGACGCGGTGTGGCCGATCATCTACATCGACGCCCTGTGGGTGAAGATCCGCTCAGGATCGGTGAGTTCGAAGCCGGTCTACCTCGCGGTCGGGGTGGACATGGACGGCCGCAAGGACGTGCTGGGCCTGTGGGTCGGCGCTGAGGGCGAGGGCGCCACCACCTGGATGGCGGTGCTGTCCGAACTGCGCAACCGCGGCGTCGAGGACGTGTGCATCGTCTGCTGCGACGGGTTGAAAGGCCTGCCGGAGGCGGTGACCGCCACCTGGCCCCGCGCGACCGTGCAGACGTGCGTGATCCACCTGATCCGGGCCTCGCTGCGGCTGTCCTCCGGCAAGGACCGCTCCACGCTGGTGCCGGCCCTGCGGGCGATCTACAGTGCGCCGACCGAGCAGGCCGCCGAACTGGCTCTGGACGAGCTGGCCGCCTCCGAGCTGGGCGAACGCTACCCGGCCGTGGTCCGCACCTGGCGGGCGGCCTGGAGCGAGTTCACGCCCTACCTCGCGTTCCCGCCCGCGATAAGGACGGTCGTCTACTCGACGAACATGGTCGAGTCGATCAACTCCCGCTTGCGCAAGGCCACCCGCAACCGTGGCCACTTCCCCTCCGAACAGGCCGCGTTGAAGGTGCTCTACCTCGCGGTGCGGGAGCAGATCGCCCCCAGGGCACACGACATCAACCACGTCGCCGCACACTGGAAGGAGGCGCTGAACCAGTTCTCACTATTCTTCGAGGACCGGCTCAGCATCCGATAACCACAAAGGACTTACACAAGATCGCTTACACGCCCCGGCGCGCCCCGGCGGTGGTCAGCGCCAGTGGCCTCC of the Kitasatospora sp. NBC_01246 genome contains:
- a CDS encoding IS256 family transposase, which translates into the protein MGEKEGPVVEPVDERLVDEVVERLMDRADASGAALLGEGGLLTQVTRVVLERALDAEMTEHLGYEKHDPAGRGSGNSRNGTSSKTVLTDVGAVTVAVPRDRNGDFEPRLIPKNARRLAGFNERILSLYARGMSVRDIRSHLAQIYGVEVSADLISKVTDAVTDELAAWQNRPLDAVWPIIYIDALWVKIRSGSVSSKPVYLAVGVDMDGRKDVLGLWVGAEGEGATTWMAVLSELRNRGVEDVCIVCCDGLKGLPEAVTATWPRATVQTCVIHLIRASLRLSSGKDRSTLVPALRAIYSAPTEQAAELALDELAASELGERYPAVVRTWRAAWSEFTPYLAFPPAIRTVVYSTNMVESINSRLRKATRNRGHFPSEQAALKVLYLAVREQIAPRAHDINHVAAHWKEALNQFSLFFEDRLSIR
- a CDS encoding Hsp20/alpha crystallin family protein, with the protein product MLLRTDPFRELDRLTQQFLGNTGTWSRPASMPLDAYRAGDEYVICFDLPGVDPEAIDIDVERNMVTVKAERRPRRESEGVKWELSERPLGVFSRQVMLSDTLDPAGITADYDAGVLTLKIPVAERVKPRKVAISHSGSRTQIQA
- a CDS encoding STAS domain-containing protein; protein product: MNSQSSEPFIVRANGEIDLDTAPALRHALATALESHREVVLDLSEVTFMDCAGLGALVQACNQADRNGRRLIVRGAGRCVIRLLKLTGLHRRLAVLP
- a CDS encoding type III effector protein, whose translation is MNDKPRRPAPDGPRPVEPASFLAAAAALAAIDDAVRTARDPGTQPPGALDAQHGPEPALAALVLLRELRTELAGWEAGLVRTAREAGATWADLAHPMGVASRQAAENRYLRLKPAAGRTTRAGTGAERVKAVRDRRAADRTVTAWARDNAAELRVLAAQITTTALAPGARPAQAALTAALGATDPADLIEPLAAVRPHLGAGQDDLATRLDALTHHTTQLRDDSDQRRA